The following coding sequences are from one Paenarthrobacter ureafaciens window:
- a CDS encoding acyltransferase family protein, whose protein sequence is MSASTIQQPARPDRRAHGPVAKSKFRPEIQGLRSLAVLMVVSYHIWIGRVSGGVDVFLLISAFLMTLQFTGRYKQRRPMDLVRHWLHLFRRLLPAVVVVLLGTLAATFVFLPPTRWVEVVNQGWASLFYFENWLLQTLAVNYYATDHSLASPLQHFWSLSIQGQVFILWPAIFAAVAVVCRKFQLRYRASLAYVFALIFIASLTYSIIFTANNQAVAYFDTFARLWEFALGTLVALILPALDFSKPVRVVMGWAGVAAMLSCGILLQVQTAFPGFVALWPTLAAVAVIAAGQTGSRLGVDRILSSKFLVRLGDNSYGLYLWHWPILVIYLAWSGKDHAGWLSGSAIIALALGLAFLTTKYVEKPFREWKWPEVKRRRAAISIAVCLAVASAPMVGFQYKQYLDQKAAETQAFNDNPGAHALLPDYVDLVSDGARTLPTAEQLPEDWARLNGTCEGADKPEDKLLAENCQQNDVGDDAVKHIVVLGDSHSQQWLAALGPMAEAHRWKVTALLLGGCHFMPENPDAEDQCNEFNSAAFRYVASQTPDAVFMVGTMASPSSPDEKLVYGFDQTVTNLNDLGIQVVAVRDNPRYDYNVTECALAKGVDSAECKSDQPDVLAPTSPFAQVQGTFGNAAFLDMTDFLCDGTTCPSVIGNVFVYLDDNHLSRTYVKSMGDMFSERWFAATGWAQ, encoded by the coding sequence GTGTCTGCATCAACGATCCAACAGCCCGCCCGTCCCGACAGGCGGGCTCATGGACCCGTTGCCAAGTCAAAGTTCCGCCCGGAAATACAGGGTCTCCGTTCGCTCGCGGTCCTCATGGTGGTCAGCTACCACATCTGGATCGGCCGCGTCTCCGGCGGTGTGGATGTTTTCCTGCTGATCTCGGCGTTCCTCATGACGCTCCAGTTCACCGGGCGCTACAAGCAGCGCCGTCCCATGGACTTGGTCAGGCACTGGCTGCACCTGTTCCGGCGCCTGCTGCCGGCCGTCGTCGTCGTTCTGCTTGGCACCCTGGCCGCCACCTTTGTGTTCCTGCCGCCCACGCGGTGGGTGGAAGTGGTGAACCAAGGCTGGGCGTCGTTGTTCTATTTTGAGAACTGGCTGCTCCAGACGCTGGCGGTCAATTACTACGCAACAGACCACAGCCTCGCCAGTCCGCTCCAGCACTTCTGGTCGCTGTCCATCCAAGGGCAGGTGTTCATCCTGTGGCCGGCCATTTTCGCCGCTGTGGCAGTGGTGTGCCGGAAGTTCCAGCTCCGTTACCGGGCGTCGTTGGCCTACGTGTTCGCGCTGATCTTCATCGCTTCGCTGACGTACTCCATCATCTTCACCGCCAACAACCAGGCAGTGGCCTACTTCGATACGTTCGCCCGGCTATGGGAATTTGCCTTGGGAACCTTGGTTGCCTTGATCCTGCCTGCCCTGGACTTCTCCAAACCCGTCCGTGTGGTGATGGGTTGGGCGGGGGTCGCCGCGATGCTCAGTTGCGGCATCCTCCTGCAGGTGCAGACGGCGTTCCCGGGCTTCGTCGCCCTGTGGCCAACCCTTGCTGCCGTTGCCGTCATCGCGGCAGGCCAAACGGGCAGCCGCCTCGGCGTGGACCGCATCCTGAGCTCAAAGTTCCTGGTCCGCCTGGGGGACAATTCCTACGGGCTGTATCTGTGGCATTGGCCCATCCTGGTGATCTACCTGGCGTGGAGCGGCAAGGACCACGCCGGTTGGTTGTCCGGCTCGGCGATCATTGCCCTTGCTTTGGGCCTGGCATTCCTTACCACCAAGTACGTGGAGAAGCCCTTCCGCGAATGGAAGTGGCCGGAGGTGAAGCGGCGCCGCGCTGCCATCTCCATCGCCGTATGCCTGGCAGTTGCCAGCGCTCCGATGGTGGGCTTCCAGTACAAGCAGTACCTTGACCAAAAAGCCGCTGAAACCCAGGCCTTCAATGACAATCCCGGCGCTCACGCGTTGCTTCCGGATTACGTCGATCTGGTGAGCGACGGAGCCAGGACCCTGCCCACGGCCGAGCAGTTGCCGGAGGATTGGGCCCGCCTGAACGGCACGTGCGAGGGCGCCGACAAACCCGAGGACAAGCTCCTCGCGGAGAACTGCCAGCAAAACGATGTTGGCGATGACGCCGTGAAGCACATTGTGGTGCTGGGGGATTCCCATTCGCAGCAATGGCTTGCGGCGCTTGGCCCCATGGCTGAAGCGCATCGCTGGAAGGTGACGGCACTCCTCCTGGGCGGCTGCCATTTCATGCCGGAAAACCCGGACGCGGAGGACCAGTGCAACGAGTTCAACTCTGCGGCATTCCGCTACGTGGCGTCCCAGACTCCGGACGCAGTGTTCATGGTGGGCACCATGGCGTCCCCGTCGTCCCCGGATGAAAAGCTTGTTTATGGTTTCGACCAGACCGTCACCAACCTCAACGACCTCGGCATCCAGGTGGTGGCCGTCCGCGACAACCCCCGGTACGACTACAACGTGACCGAGTGCGCCCTCGCCAAGGGCGTGGACAGCGCCGAGTGCAAGTCGGACCAGCCCGATGTCCTTGCACCAACCAGTCCGTTCGCCCAAGTACAGGGGACCTTCGGTAACGCCGCGTTCCTGGACATGACCGATTTCCTGTGTGACGGCACCACATGCCCCAGCGTCATCGGCAACGTGTTCGTCTACCTTGACGACAACCACTTGTCCCGGACTTACGTCAAGAGCATGGGCGATATGTTCTCCGAGAGGTGGTTTGCCGCGACTGGATGGGCGCAATGA
- a CDS encoding ABC transporter ATP-binding protein, with protein sequence MHPESVRVSKAPPRKLALRPYARAVGQVLKVSFKASPAAVIMKVAGSLISATLPLVTTYFAALTTTALAAGYAGDPDAGPRAILYVVITAALGLFWGGFSSVDRYIQQLMSFRVGAIVGDMMYERFLALEFWRYDDKETVDLYDRAKRFSDSYARVLDRIAAIFTQLVSVILAVGALFLVSWWIAVIVLVAIVPSVYLQFKLSREQIAHWNTQVDSRRQRRMIEQNLLRPQHIAEMRLYGIVGYLMGLRSRLRDADERRRLDFQKRYIPKQLAADALQYGAEVVSLIWVVGQIIARAQPVGQFLYVQQIVSRALSTANNLVSSLSSIDEDLANLKDYELFMTLPVPTGHEPPLLKSPQTVEMKDIRFSYTGSDIEVIKGISLTIKAGQHIAIVGENGAGKSTLIRILAGLYRPDSGQVLLDGVDLATVDVTSWHRHLAVLSQEFLKYEFATAADNIYLGDVQQPRDDQRIRRAASDAEAMDFINKLPNGLDNHVSNWMEDPRGRKGSGLSGGQWQRLAMARNFYRDASFMVMDEPTSAIDALAEHRIFSRLFADRSSTIIAISHRLATIEKADVVYMLEDGRIAEQGTHKELVALRGRYFRMFESQLSVDETSRAAPEA encoded by the coding sequence ATGCATCCGGAGTCCGTCCGGGTGTCCAAGGCGCCGCCCCGGAAGCTGGCACTCCGGCCGTATGCACGCGCCGTCGGGCAGGTCCTGAAGGTCAGCTTCAAGGCCTCGCCCGCCGCCGTCATCATGAAGGTGGCCGGCTCGCTGATTTCAGCCACGCTGCCGCTGGTGACAACATACTTCGCTGCGTTGACCACAACGGCGCTGGCGGCCGGCTACGCAGGAGACCCCGACGCCGGTCCGCGCGCCATCCTGTACGTCGTCATCACGGCGGCGTTGGGACTGTTCTGGGGCGGCTTCAGCAGCGTTGACCGCTACATCCAGCAGCTCATGAGTTTCCGGGTAGGCGCAATCGTCGGCGACATGATGTATGAGCGCTTCCTTGCCTTGGAATTCTGGCGTTACGACGACAAGGAAACGGTAGACCTCTACGATCGTGCCAAGCGGTTCTCCGACTCCTATGCCCGCGTCCTTGACCGCATTGCCGCGATCTTCACGCAATTGGTTTCCGTTATCCTCGCCGTCGGAGCCTTGTTCCTGGTGAGCTGGTGGATTGCGGTGATCGTCCTGGTGGCGATCGTGCCCAGTGTCTATCTGCAGTTCAAACTTTCGCGTGAACAGATCGCCCACTGGAACACGCAGGTCGACTCCCGGCGGCAGCGCCGCATGATCGAACAGAACCTCCTGAGGCCGCAACACATTGCCGAGATGCGCCTCTACGGGATCGTGGGGTACCTTATGGGCCTCCGGTCGAGGTTGCGTGACGCGGACGAGCGCCGGCGCCTCGATTTCCAGAAGCGCTACATCCCCAAGCAATTGGCGGCCGACGCACTCCAGTACGGCGCCGAGGTGGTCTCGCTCATCTGGGTGGTCGGGCAGATCATTGCCAGGGCGCAGCCCGTGGGCCAGTTCCTCTACGTTCAGCAGATCGTGAGCCGGGCCCTGTCCACGGCCAACAACCTGGTGTCCTCGCTCAGCTCCATCGACGAAGACCTCGCCAACCTCAAGGACTACGAGCTCTTCATGACGCTGCCGGTGCCCACCGGCCACGAACCGCCGCTCCTGAAATCCCCGCAAACCGTGGAAATGAAGGACATCCGCTTCAGCTACACCGGCAGCGATATTGAAGTCATCAAGGGCATCTCGCTCACCATCAAAGCCGGGCAACACATCGCGATCGTGGGGGAGAACGGTGCTGGAAAGTCCACGCTGATCCGGATCCTGGCCGGGCTGTACCGGCCGGACTCAGGCCAGGTACTGCTCGACGGCGTCGACCTCGCCACCGTTGACGTGACCAGTTGGCACCGCCATCTGGCCGTGTTGAGCCAGGAGTTCCTCAAATACGAGTTCGCCACGGCCGCTGACAACATCTACCTGGGGGACGTCCAGCAACCCCGGGACGATCAGCGGATCAGGCGCGCGGCATCTGATGCTGAGGCCATGGACTTCATCAACAAGCTTCCCAACGGCTTGGACAACCACGTCAGCAACTGGATGGAGGATCCGCGCGGACGCAAGGGGAGCGGGCTGTCGGGTGGCCAATGGCAGCGCCTCGCCATGGCACGCAACTTCTACCGCGACGCATCCTTCATGGTGATGGACGAGCCCACCTCGGCCATCGATGCCCTGGCCGAGCACCGCATCTTCTCGCGGCTTTTCGCCGACCGCAGCAGTACCATCATCGCCATCAGCCACCGCCTGGCCACCATCGAGAAGGCTGACGTCGTCTACATGCTCGAGGACGGCCGGATCGCGGAGCAGGGAACGCATAAGGAACTTGTTGCGCTGCGTGGCCGGTACTTCCGGATGTTCGAGTCCCAGCTGTCAGTGGATGAGACCAGTCGGGCGGCTCCAGAGGCTTAG
- a CDS encoding GuaB3 family IMP dehydrogenase-related protein produces the protein MTYEIEIGRGKRGRRAYSLDDIAIVPNRRTRDPKDVSVSWQIDAYKFDMPVIAAPMDSVMSPETAIALGRLGGLGVLDLEGLWTRYEDPQKVLDEIAGLADETSSPAVTRRMQDLYQAPVQPELISSRLAEIRAAGVTVAGSLTPQRTQEHYKTVVAAGVDIFVIRGTTVSAEHVSKNHEPLNLKQFIYELDVPVIVGGAAGYTPALHLMRTGAAGVLVGFGGGATTTTRRALGIHSPMASAISDVAAARRDYMDESGGRYVHVIADGGMGSSGDIVKAIAMGADAVMLGSALARAEEAPGRGWHWGPEAHHLESPRGDRVNVGTVGPLEEVLFGPGHHTNGTSNLIGALRRSMATTGYSDLKEFQRVDVVVSPYEGN, from the coding sequence GTGACTTATGAGATTGAGATTGGCCGTGGCAAGCGTGGGCGTCGAGCCTACTCCCTGGATGACATCGCGATCGTTCCGAACCGACGGACGCGTGACCCGAAGGACGTCTCGGTCTCCTGGCAGATTGACGCCTACAAGTTCGACATGCCGGTGATTGCCGCTCCCATGGACTCCGTCATGTCCCCTGAAACGGCCATTGCCCTTGGCCGGCTGGGTGGCCTTGGCGTCCTTGACCTTGAAGGCTTGTGGACCCGTTACGAGGACCCGCAAAAGGTCCTCGACGAAATTGCCGGCTTGGCCGACGAAACCAGCAGCCCCGCTGTCACGCGGCGCATGCAGGACCTCTACCAGGCTCCCGTGCAGCCCGAACTCATCAGCTCCAGGCTCGCCGAGATCCGCGCAGCGGGAGTAACGGTTGCTGGTTCACTCACGCCGCAGCGCACCCAGGAGCACTACAAGACCGTGGTGGCTGCCGGCGTCGACATCTTCGTCATCCGCGGCACCACAGTCTCGGCTGAGCATGTCTCCAAGAACCACGAGCCCCTGAACCTCAAGCAGTTCATTTACGAGCTCGACGTTCCCGTGATCGTGGGCGGCGCGGCCGGCTACACCCCGGCGCTGCACCTTATGCGCACGGGCGCTGCCGGCGTCCTGGTCGGTTTTGGCGGCGGTGCGACGACCACCACCCGGCGTGCGCTTGGTATCCACTCGCCCATGGCCTCAGCCATCTCCGATGTTGCTGCCGCCCGGCGGGACTACATGGACGAATCCGGCGGACGGTACGTCCACGTCATCGCCGACGGCGGCATGGGCAGCTCCGGGGACATCGTCAAGGCGATCGCCATGGGCGCCGACGCCGTGATGCTCGGCAGCGCGCTGGCACGTGCCGAAGAGGCCCCCGGCCGCGGCTGGCACTGGGGTCCGGAAGCACACCACCTTGAATCACCGCGTGGGGATCGCGTCAACGTGGGAACCGTCGGTCCGCTGGAGGAAGTCCTGTTCGGACCGGGTCACCACACCAACGGCACGTCCAACCTCATCGGAGCACTCCGCCGGTCCATGGCCACCACGGGCTACTCGGACTTGAAGGAGTTCCAGCGCGTGGATGTTGTGGTTTCGCCCTACGAAGGCAACTGA
- a CDS encoding acyltransferase family protein, whose product MTEQTKSTTAERTFRPEVQGLRALAVLMVATYHIWLGRVSGGVDVFLLISAFLLTLSFTRKLEGGRPLRLLQHWLHVFKRLLPAVVVVLLGVLTATWAFVPQSRWPDVLAEAWASLLYRQNWQLADSAVDYYAQNHSGASPLQHFWSLSIQGQVFILWPLIFAAVALLQPFLAKVLPGRKAVGHRSLLLMAFGAVFVASLVYSIDQTANNQSYAYFDTRTRLWEFALGSLLALALPYLKPGRKLRVVLGWGGLAAMLSCGLVLTVDRSFPGFVALWPTLAAAAVIVAGQSGSRIGADRFLASRPLVMVGDNSYALYLWHWPVLVFFLLVTETATPNLLQGLAIMAVSMILAVATTRFVERPMRRWEWPNVRSWRAAVVIASCGALLALPVTAWQGAISAEGAAIADQPMELTPGAAALAPDKAGQPTPEAKIIPAPAAMKDEWADIDGLCTGDNVPSDPLLEGCLQNDPPEVTTKKIVVLGDSHAQQYMAALGPIAKAHGWEVVTLLKGNCRFGAESTERPDDCNAFNKASADYVLEHKPDAVFTVASLTHVTEPFETEVPGYLEGIKPFTDAGIDVVGVRDNPRFSINMPECVQKKGPDSPNCNAPLEHSLAASSPLDDYAGKVDGLYLVDMSDFICAQGTCPAVVGNVYVYKDDNHLTKTYVQSMIPMFEERLLAATGWATSR is encoded by the coding sequence ATGACGGAACAGACAAAAAGCACGACGGCGGAGCGCACCTTCCGCCCGGAGGTCCAGGGCCTGCGGGCCCTGGCCGTGTTGATGGTCGCCACGTACCACATCTGGCTCGGCCGGGTGTCGGGCGGGGTGGACGTATTCCTGCTCATCTCGGCATTCCTGCTGACGCTGTCCTTCACCAGGAAACTTGAAGGTGGCAGGCCCCTGCGCCTGCTGCAGCACTGGCTGCACGTGTTCAAGCGCTTGCTGCCCGCCGTCGTCGTTGTGCTGCTGGGAGTCCTCACTGCCACGTGGGCGTTTGTTCCGCAGAGCCGCTGGCCGGACGTTCTGGCGGAGGCCTGGGCCTCTTTGCTGTACCGGCAGAACTGGCAACTGGCTGATTCCGCGGTGGACTACTATGCGCAGAACCATTCAGGCGCCAGCCCCCTCCAGCATTTCTGGTCTTTGTCCATCCAAGGGCAGGTCTTCATCCTGTGGCCGTTGATCTTCGCCGCCGTGGCCCTGCTGCAGCCCTTCCTTGCCAAGGTTTTGCCCGGCAGGAAGGCAGTGGGCCACCGGTCTCTGCTCCTGATGGCGTTCGGGGCCGTCTTCGTGGCGTCGCTGGTGTACTCCATCGACCAGACGGCCAACAACCAAAGCTACGCCTACTTCGACACCCGCACCCGGCTGTGGGAATTCGCGCTGGGATCCTTGCTCGCTCTGGCGTTGCCGTACCTGAAACCGGGTCGCAAGCTCCGCGTGGTCCTCGGCTGGGGCGGCCTGGCTGCCATGCTCTCCTGCGGACTGGTGCTCACGGTTGACCGTTCGTTCCCCGGCTTTGTTGCCCTGTGGCCCACCCTGGCCGCGGCCGCAGTGATCGTGGCAGGGCAAAGCGGAAGCAGGATCGGAGCCGACCGCTTCCTTGCCTCCCGCCCGCTGGTCATGGTGGGGGACAACTCCTACGCCTTGTACCTGTGGCACTGGCCGGTCCTGGTGTTCTTCCTCCTGGTGACGGAAACCGCCACGCCCAACCTGCTGCAAGGACTGGCCATCATGGCCGTTTCCATGATCCTGGCGGTGGCCACTACCCGGTTCGTGGAACGTCCCATGCGCCGCTGGGAGTGGCCCAACGTGCGCTCCTGGCGTGCCGCCGTCGTGATTGCCTCCTGCGGTGCCCTGCTCGCGCTGCCTGTCACCGCCTGGCAGGGTGCCATCTCGGCTGAGGGGGCGGCGATCGCGGACCAGCCCATGGAGCTGACCCCGGGTGCCGCTGCGCTGGCACCGGACAAAGCCGGGCAGCCGACTCCCGAAGCGAAGATCATCCCGGCGCCGGCCGCCATGAAGGATGAGTGGGCGGACATCGACGGCCTCTGCACCGGCGATAACGTCCCGTCGGATCCTCTGCTGGAGGGCTGCCTCCAGAACGATCCGCCGGAAGTCACCACCAAAAAGATCGTGGTCCTGGGTGACTCGCATGCGCAGCAGTACATGGCGGCACTGGGCCCGATTGCCAAAGCGCATGGCTGGGAAGTCGTGACGCTCCTGAAAGGCAATTGCCGGTTCGGCGCGGAGTCCACAGAACGGCCGGACGACTGCAATGCGTTCAACAAAGCCAGCGCGGACTACGTCCTGGAACACAAGCCGGATGCCGTGTTCACGGTGGCATCCCTGACCCACGTCACTGAACCGTTTGAAACAGAGGTCCCGGGCTATCTGGAAGGCATCAAGCCCTTTACCGATGCCGGAATCGACGTCGTGGGTGTTCGGGACAATCCGCGCTTCAGCATCAACATGCCGGAGTGTGTCCAGAAGAAGGGGCCGGATTCCCCCAACTGCAACGCGCCATTGGAGCACTCGTTGGCGGCGTCCTCGCCATTGGACGACTACGCGGGCAAGGTGGACGGGCTGTACCTGGTGGACATGAGCGATTTCATTTGCGCGCAGGGTACGTGTCCGGCCGTGGTGGGCAATGTGTACGTCTACAAGGACGACAACCACCTCACCAAAACCTATGTGCAGAGCATGATTCCCATGTTCGAAGAAAGGCTGCTGGCCGCGACGGGTTGGGCTACTTCCCGGTAG
- the groES gene encoding co-chaperone GroES — MSVSIKPLEDRIVVRPLEAEQTTASGLVIPDSAQEKPQEGEVVAIGPGRFDDNGNRVPVDVAVGDVVIYSKYGGTEVKTGGNEYLVLSARDVLAIVVK; from the coding sequence GTGTCGGTCTCGATTAAGCCTCTTGAGGATCGTATTGTTGTTCGCCCGCTCGAAGCAGAGCAGACCACGGCTTCCGGCCTGGTCATTCCGGACTCCGCACAGGAGAAGCCGCAGGAAGGCGAAGTTGTTGCAATCGGCCCCGGCCGCTTCGATGACAACGGCAACCGCGTGCCGGTTGACGTAGCTGTTGGCGACGTCGTTATCTACTCCAAGTACGGTGGAACCGAAGTCAAGACCGGTGGCAACGAGTACCTCGTTCTGTCCGCCCGCGACGTCCTCGCGATCGTCGTAAAGTAA
- the guaB gene encoding IMP dehydrogenase has product MTQPEHDPFGFVGLTYDDVLLLPGHTNVIPSEADTSSRISKRITVQTPLLSAAMDTVTESRMAIAMARQGGLGVVHRNLSIDDQAEHVDRVKRSESGMITNPVTIGPEATLLELDELCARYRVSGLPVVDTDGRLLGIVTNRDTRFVPESDFPLRSVSDVMTKMPLVTGHVGISREEASHKLATNKIEKLPLVDDQGRLKGLITTKDFTKAEQYPLATKDDEGRLRVGAAIGFFGDGWERAMKLIDAGVDALFVDTANGHSQGVLDMIARLKSDPVAAHVDIIGGQAATREGAQALIDAGADGIKVGVGPGSICTTRVVAGVGVPQISAIYESAKAAIPAGVPLIADGGLQYSGDIGKALVAGADTVMLGSLLAGCEESPGDLIFVNGKQFKSYRGMGSLGAMQSRGKNTSYSKDRYFQADVSGDDKLIPEGIEGRVAYRGPLASVAYQLVGGLRQTMFYTGAPTIPELKARGKFVRITAAGLKESHPHDIQMTVEAPNYSR; this is encoded by the coding sequence ATGACCCAGCCCGAACACGATCCCTTTGGCTTCGTAGGCCTCACCTACGACGACGTCCTGCTGCTGCCCGGCCACACAAACGTCATCCCGTCCGAGGCCGACACGTCCTCGCGCATCTCCAAGCGCATCACGGTCCAGACGCCCTTGCTCTCGGCAGCCATGGACACCGTGACCGAGTCCCGCATGGCCATCGCCATGGCGCGCCAGGGCGGCCTCGGTGTTGTCCACCGCAACCTGTCCATCGATGACCAGGCAGAGCATGTGGACCGCGTGAAGCGCAGCGAATCCGGCATGATCACCAACCCCGTGACCATCGGCCCCGAGGCAACGCTGCTGGAACTTGATGAGCTGTGCGCCCGTTACCGCGTCTCCGGCCTTCCCGTGGTGGACACCGACGGCCGTCTCCTGGGCATCGTGACCAACCGCGACACCCGCTTCGTTCCCGAATCGGATTTCCCGCTGCGCAGCGTCAGCGACGTCATGACCAAGATGCCGCTGGTCACCGGCCACGTCGGGATCAGCCGCGAGGAAGCTTCGCACAAGCTGGCCACCAACAAGATTGAAAAGCTGCCGCTCGTGGATGACCAGGGCCGGTTGAAGGGCCTCATCACCACCAAGGACTTCACCAAGGCCGAGCAGTACCCGCTGGCCACCAAGGACGATGAGGGCCGCCTGCGTGTCGGTGCGGCCATCGGCTTCTTCGGTGACGGCTGGGAGCGCGCCATGAAGCTCATCGACGCCGGCGTGGATGCGTTGTTCGTGGACACCGCGAACGGCCACTCCCAGGGCGTGCTGGACATGATTGCCCGGCTCAAGTCCGATCCCGTTGCCGCGCACGTTGACATCATTGGCGGCCAGGCAGCCACCCGTGAGGGAGCCCAGGCTCTGATCGACGCCGGTGCCGACGGCATCAAGGTGGGTGTCGGTCCCGGTTCCATCTGCACCACCCGCGTGGTGGCCGGTGTTGGCGTTCCGCAGATCTCCGCCATCTACGAATCCGCGAAGGCCGCGATTCCGGCCGGCGTTCCGCTGATCGCCGACGGCGGCCTCCAGTACTCCGGCGACATCGGCAAGGCGCTGGTTGCCGGCGCCGACACCGTGATGCTCGGTTCCCTGCTGGCCGGTTGTGAAGAGTCTCCTGGCGATCTCATCTTCGTCAACGGCAAGCAGTTCAAGAGCTACCGCGGCATGGGCTCCCTGGGGGCCATGCAGTCCCGCGGCAAGAACACGTCCTACTCCAAGGACCGTTACTTCCAGGCCGACGTTTCCGGTGACGACAAGCTCATCCCGGAAGGCATCGAAGGCCGCGTTGCCTACCGTGGGCCCCTGGCTTCGGTGGCGTACCAGTTGGTCGGCGGCCTGCGCCAGACCATGTTCTACACGGGCGCACCCACCATCCCGGAGCTGAAGGCGCGCGGCAAGTTTGTCCGCATCACCGCTGCAGGCCTGAAGGAATCGCACCCGCACGACATCCAGATGACGGTGGAAGCGCCGAACTACTCCCGCTGA
- the groL gene encoding chaperonin GroEL (60 kDa chaperone family; promotes refolding of misfolded polypeptides especially under stressful conditions; forms two stacked rings of heptamers to form a barrel-shaped 14mer; ends can be capped by GroES; misfolded proteins enter the barrel where they are refolded when GroES binds): MAKQLAFNDAARRSLEAGIDKLANTVKVTLGPRGRNVVLDKKWGAPTITNDGVTIAREVELDDPYENLGAQLAKEVATKTNDVAGDGTTTATVLAQALVKEGLRNVAAGAAPGEIKRGIEVSVEAVAARLLENAREVEGTQVANVAAISAQSEEVGELLAEAFGKVGKDGVITIEESSTTQTELVLTEGMQFDKGYLSPYFVTDAERQEAVLEDALILINQGKISSLQEFLPLLEKALQASKPLFIIAEDIEGEALSTLIVNRIRGTLNVVAVKAPGFGDRRKAMLQDIATLTGAQVVSPDLGLSLDTVGLEVLGTARRITVTKDHTTIVDGAGTEQDVADRVAQLRAELARTDSDWDREKLQERLAKLAGGIGVIKVGAATEVELKEKKHRIEDAVSSTRAALEEGIVSGGGSALIHALKALDEDPAVKALEGDAAAAVGIVRRALTQPLRWIAQNAGFDGYVVVAKVSELEANHGFNAKSGEYEDLTAAGIIDPVKVTRSALRNAASIAALVLTTETLVAEKPAEEEDAHAGHQH; encoded by the coding sequence ATGGCAAAGCAGCTTGCGTTTAACGACGCTGCCCGCCGGTCCCTCGAGGCCGGTATCGACAAGCTCGCCAACACCGTCAAGGTGACGCTTGGTCCCCGCGGCCGCAACGTCGTCCTGGACAAGAAGTGGGGCGCCCCCACGATCACCAACGACGGCGTGACGATCGCCCGCGAAGTTGAGCTGGACGACCCCTACGAGAACCTTGGCGCACAGCTTGCCAAGGAAGTCGCCACCAAGACCAACGATGTTGCCGGTGACGGCACCACCACCGCCACCGTGCTTGCACAGGCCCTGGTCAAGGAAGGCCTGCGCAACGTTGCAGCCGGCGCCGCACCGGGCGAAATCAAGCGCGGCATCGAGGTTTCCGTCGAGGCCGTTGCCGCCCGCCTGCTGGAGAACGCCCGCGAAGTCGAAGGCACCCAGGTTGCCAACGTCGCTGCCATCTCCGCGCAGAGCGAAGAGGTTGGCGAACTGCTGGCGGAGGCCTTCGGCAAGGTGGGCAAGGATGGTGTCATCACCATCGAAGAGTCTTCCACCACCCAGACCGAACTCGTCCTCACCGAAGGCATGCAGTTCGACAAGGGCTACCTTTCCCCGTACTTCGTCACCGACGCAGAACGCCAGGAAGCCGTCCTCGAAGACGCCCTGATCCTGATCAACCAGGGCAAGATCTCCTCGCTGCAGGAATTCCTGCCGCTGCTGGAGAAGGCGCTGCAGGCCTCCAAGCCGCTCTTCATCATCGCCGAGGACATCGAGGGCGAAGCCCTGTCCACGCTGATCGTCAACCGCATCCGCGGCACGCTCAACGTTGTTGCCGTCAAGGCTCCCGGCTTCGGCGACCGCCGCAAGGCCATGCTGCAGGACATCGCCACCCTCACCGGTGCGCAGGTTGTTTCCCCGGACCTGGGCCTGAGCTTGGACACTGTTGGCCTGGAGGTGCTGGGTACGGCCCGCCGTATCACCGTCACCAAGGACCACACCACCATCGTTGACGGCGCCGGAACCGAGCAGGACGTTGCGGACCGCGTTGCCCAGCTCCGTGCTGAGCTCGCCCGCACCGACTCCGACTGGGACCGCGAGAAGCTGCAGGAACGCCTGGCCAAGCTGGCCGGCGGCATCGGTGTCATCAAGGTTGGCGCTGCTACCGAAGTCGAGCTCAAGGAAAAGAAGCACCGCATCGAGGACGCTGTTTCCTCTACGCGTGCCGCCCTTGAAGAAGGCATCGTTTCCGGCGGTGGCTCGGCCCTCATCCACGCCCTCAAGGCCCTGGACGAGGACCCGGCCGTCAAGGCACTCGAAGGCGACGCCGCCGCTGCGGTTGGCATCGTCCGCCGTGCACTGACCCAGCCGCTGCGCTGGATTGCCCAGAACGCAGGCTTTGACGGCTACGTTGTGGTTGCCAAGGTTTCCGAGCTCGAGGCGAACCACGGCTTCAACGCCAAGTCCGGCGAGTACGAGGACCTGACGGCTGCCGGCATCATCGACCCCGTCAAGGTCACCCGCTCTGCCCTCCGCAACGCCGCTTCGATCGCTGCCCTGGTTCTCACCACCGAGACCCTGGTTGCCGAGAAGCCGGCCGAGGAAGAAGACGCACACGCAGGCCACCAGCACTAG